In a genomic window of Pedobacter sp. KBS0701:
- a CDS encoding class II glutamine amidotransferase translates to MSDQIKHECGIAFIRLLKPLSYYQQKYGTALYGLNKLYLLMEKQHNRGQDGAGIATIKLDMKPGSRYISRYRSMASNAVADIFEYVQNKFVDIQENTPELMQDTEWLKNNVSFIGEVLMGHLRYGTHGKNSIENCHPFLRQNNWMTRNLVIAGNFNMTNVDELLEQLYELGQHPKEKADTVTVLEKIGHFLDDENQELFDQYKKEGHDNVAITHKISDNLDIANILRRSAKTWDGGYSICGMVGNGDSFIMRDPAGIRPAYYYYDDEIVVAASERPALQTAFNIQFKDVKEIDPGHALIIKKNGEVSMEQFREPTERLSCSFERIYFSKGSDVEIYRERKQLGRLLSDKILQAVNYDLKNTVFSFIPNTAEVAFFGMVDGVQQYVRRHQKDILLHKKETLTDQQLEDLLSLAPRVEKLAVKDVKLRTFITQDADRSEMVAHVYDTTYGIINNHQDTLVALDDSIVRGTTLKQSIIKIVDRLHPKKIIIVSSAPQIRYPDCYGIDMSRMGQFVAFDAAIQLLTERGMWQVIEDVYTKCKASLLLPKEEIVNHVKEIYKPFTPEEISAKIAQIITPKGTVAEVEVIYQSLENLHEACPKNKGDWYFSGNYPTPGGNKVVNKAFVNWKEGNNQRAY, encoded by the coding sequence ATGAGTGATCAGATAAAACACGAATGCGGAATCGCTTTTATTCGCCTGTTAAAACCACTTTCTTACTACCAGCAAAAGTACGGTACAGCACTTTACGGCCTTAACAAATTATACCTTTTAATGGAGAAACAGCATAACCGGGGCCAGGATGGCGCAGGTATTGCCACCATTAAGCTGGATATGAAACCGGGCAGTAGGTACATTAGCCGATACCGGAGCATGGCATCAAATGCGGTAGCTGATATCTTCGAATATGTACAGAACAAATTTGTTGATATACAGGAAAATACCCCTGAATTAATGCAGGATACAGAATGGCTCAAAAACAACGTAAGCTTTATCGGCGAGGTGTTAATGGGCCATTTGCGTTATGGTACACATGGTAAAAACAGCATCGAAAATTGTCACCCTTTTTTAAGGCAAAACAACTGGATGACGCGTAACCTCGTAATTGCGGGTAACTTCAACATGACGAATGTAGATGAGTTATTGGAGCAATTGTACGAGTTAGGTCAGCACCCAAAAGAAAAAGCAGATACTGTTACGGTATTGGAAAAAATCGGTCACTTTTTAGATGATGAAAACCAGGAACTTTTCGATCAGTATAAAAAAGAAGGGCACGATAACGTTGCGATTACACACAAAATATCTGATAACTTAGATATTGCCAATATCCTTCGCCGTTCGGCCAAAACATGGGATGGAGGTTATTCGATCTGTGGTATGGTAGGTAATGGCGATTCGTTCATTATGCGCGATCCGGCAGGTATCCGTCCGGCGTATTACTATTATGATGATGAGATTGTTGTAGCGGCATCTGAAAGGCCAGCTTTACAAACTGCATTTAATATTCAGTTTAAAGATGTTAAAGAGATCGATCCTGGTCATGCTTTAATAATTAAGAAAAATGGCGAGGTGAGCATGGAGCAATTCCGTGAGCCTACCGAAAGGTTATCTTGCTCATTCGAGCGTATCTATTTCTCAAAAGGAAGTGATGTAGAAATTTACCGTGAGCGTAAACAGTTGGGCCGTTTATTGAGTGATAAAATTCTTCAGGCAGTTAATTACGATTTAAAAAATACAGTATTTTCATTTATTCCGAATACGGCTGAAGTTGCCTTTTTTGGAATGGTTGATGGCGTTCAGCAATATGTGCGCAGGCACCAGAAAGATATACTTTTACATAAGAAAGAAACACTAACAGATCAGCAGCTTGAAGACTTACTGTCTTTAGCACCTCGCGTAGAAAAGCTGGCCGTTAAGGATGTAAAGCTAAGAACGTTCATTACCCAGGATGCTGACCGTAGTGAAATGGTGGCGCACGTTTACGATACTACTTATGGTATTATCAATAACCACCAGGATACTTTAGTCGCACTTGATGACTCGATTGTACGTGGTACTACCTTAAAGCAGAGTATCATTAAAATTGTGGACCGTTTGCACCCTAAGAAAATCATTATTGTTTCTTCAGCACCTCAGATCCGTTACCCTGATTGTTATGGTATCGATATGAGCAGGATGGGACAGTTTGTAGCTTTCGATGCGGCTATTCAACTGTTAACGGAGCGTGGTATGTGGCAGGTGATAGAAGATGTTTACACGAAATGTAAGGCTTCGTTACTTTTACCTAAAGAGGAAATTGTAAACCACGTTAAGGAAATTTATAAACCCTTCACGCCTGAAGAAATTTCAGCTAAAATTGCACAGATCATTACCCCAAAAGGTACTGTTGCTGAGGTTGAAGTCAT
- a CDS encoding TonB-dependent receptor domain-containing protein, whose amino-acid sequence MKQIYISLLFLSICGSALAQIKSVVTGKVVDVNNRPIPSANIKIIETNQYGTTTEDGTFKFNLSNLTNTTLTFEFSFISYQRLTKDIKIFAGDVNVGNIVLKELNLSLETIDINAKRNYEGQSNSSLIMSRDVIEQTPALSISDLLNQIPNRKIVAPSLQRVQTINLRSSFEPTTDQRGQFELSNAFGVAIIVDGNAISNNMNMQSYNPGMLGAGNSLLSSEGYGLNGSRGTAYSGDYAFGGTDLRQVPVDNIESIEVISGVAPAKYGDLSDGAVIVERQAGKAPGYLRMQLRNDATSYGYSQGFKISPKAGAINVGLNYVNSYADNRDRLKAYKRINSNLMYSNTFGREARLKNTLSLDYGKNLDGVKSDPDDIKKALMRFDSWNFSVSNRSSYRVNHNFLKNISINLRYSEGHQVTYKEEFKNEPYVIISDATSTGIFEGAYVRGIYTAQTLIDGRPVNASAKLDLNADFRTRSVTHFLNFGASYDYGANNGLGQVLDPNRPRFGTAITTTSLSPSRSERYYDFNLAVPQNNIGLYAEDMFKLPLFKKELNVRAGLRYDLQNALPSFSPRLNLNYALSKSVKIGLAYGLSFKSPALAQRFPGPTYYEIPLVNSYNNSSALESTYLVYVNRYDHHSENLKSAYSQTIELSSQVKIKDFNLSLSLFSKLSRNGIGTIATPVIVTLPTYNVVPQPGQKPLITTNGTKNYYFVYHRFDNDLSSDNQGLELILNTPQIKAISTSFNISGGIFRTNYQTNSPRLGNTSDQTITRDDYAKVGFYEPLKRISYLSNGRISSATHIPKISLVISFIADFSIAQKSIESPNSGIPFAYITNNGKYVTITNFDASNPDYGQLFKPLSEVNKDNMPKIVPNFHLSLSKEIKKRLRFSFNVFNVFNYQPYYISSSGTYTYPNSAPSFGAEISLKL is encoded by the coding sequence TTGAAACAAATTTACATATCCTTATTATTCTTATCGATCTGTGGCAGTGCGCTGGCGCAAATCAAGAGCGTTGTTACCGGAAAAGTGGTTGACGTAAACAACCGGCCTATCCCCTCTGCAAATATCAAAATTATCGAAACTAATCAATATGGAACCACTACTGAAGATGGGACTTTTAAATTCAACCTAAGCAATTTAACCAATACGACTTTAACTTTTGAATTTTCTTTTATTAGTTATCAGCGTTTAACAAAAGACATTAAAATTTTTGCTGGTGATGTTAATGTGGGCAATATTGTTTTAAAAGAACTGAATTTAAGTCTGGAAACCATCGATATTAATGCAAAACGCAATTATGAAGGGCAGTCAAACTCTTCTTTAATTATGTCAAGAGATGTTATTGAGCAAACCCCAGCTTTGAGTATAAGCGATTTACTGAACCAGATACCGAACAGAAAAATTGTAGCCCCCTCTCTACAGCGCGTGCAAACCATAAACCTGCGATCTTCATTCGAACCCACCACCGATCAAAGAGGCCAATTTGAACTTAGCAATGCTTTCGGTGTAGCCATTATTGTTGATGGTAATGCCATTAGCAACAATATGAATATGCAGAGTTACAATCCAGGTATGCTTGGGGCCGGCAATTCATTATTATCATCAGAAGGTTACGGGTTAAATGGTTCTAGAGGAACAGCTTACTCAGGTGATTATGCTTTTGGAGGAACCGATTTAAGGCAGGTCCCTGTAGATAATATTGAAAGTATTGAGGTGATTTCGGGAGTTGCACCCGCCAAATATGGAGATTTAAGTGACGGAGCAGTTATTGTGGAAAGGCAGGCAGGAAAAGCACCAGGATATCTTCGCATGCAACTCCGAAATGATGCCACATCTTACGGCTATTCTCAAGGTTTTAAAATCTCCCCTAAGGCTGGTGCTATAAATGTTGGACTAAACTATGTAAATTCTTATGCTGACAACCGTGATAGGCTAAAAGCTTATAAGCGGATTAACAGCAATTTAATGTATTCTAATACTTTTGGCCGGGAAGCCAGATTAAAGAACACCCTAAGCCTTGATTACGGAAAAAATCTGGATGGGGTAAAAAGCGACCCAGATGATATTAAAAAAGCACTGATGAGGTTCGACAGCTGGAATTTCAGTGTAAGCAACAGAAGTTCATACCGTGTGAACCATAATTTTCTGAAAAACATTTCGATTAATTTACGCTATTCAGAAGGCCATCAGGTAACCTATAAAGAAGAATTTAAAAACGAGCCTTATGTAATTATCTCCGATGCGACTTCAACGGGCATATTCGAGGGTGCTTATGTAAGGGGAATTTATACAGCCCAAACCCTGATTGATGGCAGGCCTGTTAATGCTTCAGCAAAACTTGATTTGAATGCAGATTTTAGAACAAGAAGTGTTACCCATTTTTTAAATTTTGGTGCGAGTTACGATTATGGCGCTAATAATGGTTTAGGACAGGTACTCGACCCAAATAGACCAAGATTTGGGACGGCCATTACTACAACCTCGTTAAGCCCATCTCGTTCTGAAAGGTACTACGATTTTAACCTGGCGGTTCCACAAAACAATATTGGTTTATACGCCGAAGACATGTTTAAACTCCCGCTATTTAAAAAAGAATTGAATGTAAGGGCGGGCTTAAGGTACGATCTTCAAAATGCCTTACCATCATTTTCGCCAAGGCTTAACTTAAATTACGCTCTCAGTAAGTCGGTAAAGATTGGTTTGGCATACGGGCTTTCGTTTAAATCGCCGGCGCTTGCGCAACGCTTTCCGGGGCCAACTTATTACGAAATTCCTTTAGTCAATTCATACAACAATAGCAGTGCCTTAGAAAGCACTTACTTAGTATACGTAAACCGTTACGATCATCATTCAGAAAATCTGAAATCAGCATATAGCCAAACCATTGAATTAAGCTCACAGGTTAAAATTAAAGATTTCAATCTTTCACTCAGTTTGTTTAGCAAACTTTCGAGAAATGGAATTGGTACTATTGCTACACCTGTTATTGTAACATTACCCACATACAACGTGGTTCCGCAACCCGGTCAGAAACCACTAATTACCACAAACGGAACCAAGAATTATTATTTTGTGTACCATAGGTTTGATAACGACCTAAGCTCTGACAACCAGGGTCTAGAACTGATCTTAAATACACCTCAAATTAAAGCCATTTCCACATCCTTTAACATCAGTGGTGGTATTTTCAGAACGAATTATCAAACCAATAGTCCACGATTGGGTAACACCTCCGATCAAACCATCACACGAGATGATTATGCAAAAGTTGGCTTTTATGAACCACTTAAAAGAATTTCTTACTTAAGTAACGGCCGTATCAGTTCTGCTACACACATTCCGAAGATTAGCCTTGTGATTAGCTTTATTGCAGATTTTTCAATTGCCCAAAAATCAATTGAATCGCCTAATTCGGGTATTCCATTTGCCTACATCACCAATAATGGCAAGTATGTTACCATCACCAACTTTGATGCTTCAAACCCAGATTACGGGCAATTATTTAAACCGTTATCAGAAGTTAATAAAGACAATATGCCTAAAATTGTTCCGAACTTCCACTTATCTCTTTCAAAAGAAATCAAGAAAAGGCTGAGGTTCTCTTTTAATGTATTTAATGTTTTCAATTATCAGCCTTATTACATCAGCTCATCCGGCACATATACTTATCCCAATTCTGCTCCATCATTTGGCGCAGAAATATCCTTAAAACTCTAA
- a CDS encoding DUF4876 domain-containing protein, which yields MKKYLYLFLVIFPFAACKKNNSTEIEPVDLNIKINYKLATSGYTLPLNIAKLKITNIETRTVQEFTVNDKGVILISKLSPGFYDIDASSNFSAAEYSTITGTVTEKAVTFNASLKNKQITVGFSETINLNLIAGSLGDWVIKQIYFAGSDRVNGALYRDQFIEFYNNSDKTLYADSLYFAETTGLITKSTSGSYNLLPSGQLDWNKSQNMPTDIDANNDYVYARALFMIPGTGKQHPVEPGKSIVVAQTAVNHKSPFTGVDGKAITVLNPSLTVDLSKADFEAYYAPFLSKPLASDIDNASVPNLEVLSYFGTDMIFDNPGRYGYVLVKVDGTQKPKNWPQYNYPTKATPSSSAGKYYQIPAKWIIDAVEVQPNEATDRIPKKFGATLDAGFTFVPLGSYTSQSVVRKTEKTINGRIILKDTNNSTEDFDYFNVANPRGFK from the coding sequence ATGAAAAAGTACCTTTACCTGTTTCTAGTTATCTTTCCCTTCGCGGCATGTAAAAAAAACAACTCAACCGAGATTGAGCCTGTTGATTTAAATATCAAAATTAATTACAAACTGGCAACCAGTGGCTATACGCTACCGCTTAATATTGCTAAACTTAAAATTACCAATATTGAGACCAGAACTGTGCAGGAATTTACTGTAAATGATAAAGGTGTTATTCTGATTTCTAAGTTATCACCTGGATTTTACGACATCGACGCTTCCTCCAACTTTAGCGCAGCTGAGTATTCCACTATCACAGGAACAGTTACGGAAAAAGCAGTTACATTTAATGCTTCCTTAAAAAATAAGCAGATTACTGTAGGCTTCTCTGAAACCATCAACTTAAACCTGATTGCGGGCAGTCTTGGCGACTGGGTGATCAAACAGATCTATTTTGCAGGATCAGATCGTGTAAATGGAGCGCTTTACAGGGATCAATTTATTGAGTTTTACAACAATAGTGATAAAACACTTTATGCCGACAGTTTATACTTTGCAGAAACGACCGGATTAATCACTAAAAGCACATCCGGATCATATAATTTGTTGCCAAGCGGGCAATTAGACTGGAATAAATCACAAAATATGCCTACTGATATTGACGCTAATAATGATTATGTATATGCACGTGCATTATTCATGATCCCTGGAACCGGAAAACAGCACCCTGTTGAGCCAGGTAAGAGTATTGTGGTTGCCCAAACCGCAGTTAACCACAAAAGTCCGTTTACTGGAGTAGATGGAAAAGCAATTACGGTATTAAATCCTAGTTTAACCGTTGATTTAAGTAAAGCTGATTTCGAAGCTTATTATGCACCATTTTTGAGCAAACCCTTAGCTTCTGACATCGACAATGCCAGTGTGCCAAATCTTGAAGTACTGTCATACTTCGGTACTGATATGATATTTGATAATCCCGGGAGGTATGGGTATGTATTAGTGAAAGTTGATGGTACGCAAAAGCCGAAAAACTGGCCGCAATATAACTATCCTACCAAAGCCACGCCATCATCATCAGCGGGAAAATACTATCAAATACCAGCAAAATGGATCATTGATGCTGTAGAAGTGCAACCTAATGAAGCAACTGACCGTATCCCGAAAAAATTTGGAGCAACCCTTGATGCTGGTTTTACCTTTGTACCACTTGGTTCATATACTTCACAATCTGTAGTCAGGAAAACAGAAAAAACGATAAATGGTAGGATTATCCTGAAAGACACCAATAACAGTACTGAAGATTTCGATTACTTCAACGTTGCCAATCCGAGAGGATTTAAATAA
- a CDS encoding DUF6850 family outer membrane beta-barrel protein gives MNRKILKYLFLLVLPSSALAQKTVTDKEFQQALATNQFYADSASQELLKFAKLSSYYLSTMMPERFSKISLTYNFDKGTYIPSQGATKINAGKLSTEGTVKLGSIKLFGSFSYAKTFEDSTRFSHQTRNNTSSPYYFGSPAYVHYERSVYSFQAMANKNFLNEKLSLSIGTDYKVGDHFSTNDPRGSIGEYQFNLNAALGYKLSPFVRLGFGYRKGYGQEKITIGYKNPRYYESSSFPMYYNHLVNGYGETKPILNDRRYNDDQQRNGLDIYFDINAGNFGSFYLFGNYIEENQRYFFANGSGFTDYSKYKLKRTDVNLLWNKKLSHGTIGTQAQYQSVDGADYNIDFGANNYKYLSSSLGAKVFLTTQSAKSIYNHFIKANYFDEERIDGIRANDVYFNHLMLMVGSSKRWIKENNGYIGIGFSAHHQFSLSDHFTVAPANEAYFTRYVIYHDYLFNTSSAAGGGVTAEYGFPLFKMMLSSIKINAFYTQKLNQKSLNRTIVTTPGKDRFSSNISLNLYF, from the coding sequence ATGAATAGAAAAATTCTAAAATATTTGTTTTTGCTAGTGCTCCCATCATCTGCCCTGGCTCAAAAAACAGTTACTGACAAAGAGTTTCAGCAGGCATTGGCTACCAATCAGTTTTATGCAGATTCGGCTAGCCAGGAACTGCTCAAATTTGCTAAATTGAGCAGTTATTACCTCAGTACGATGATGCCCGAAAGGTTTAGCAAAATCAGCCTTACCTACAATTTTGATAAAGGCACCTATATTCCTTCACAAGGAGCCACAAAAATTAATGCGGGTAAATTATCAACAGAAGGTACGGTTAAACTCGGCAGTATTAAATTATTTGGGAGTTTCTCTTATGCTAAAACCTTTGAGGATAGTACACGTTTTTCACATCAAACCAGAAACAATACTTCTTCTCCATATTATTTTGGTTCTCCAGCTTATGTTCATTATGAAAGAAGTGTTTACAGTTTTCAGGCTATGGCCAATAAGAATTTCCTTAATGAAAAATTAAGTCTGAGTATTGGAACTGATTATAAAGTAGGAGATCATTTCTCAACAAATGATCCGAGGGGATCAATAGGCGAATACCAGTTCAATTTGAATGCAGCTTTAGGCTACAAATTATCGCCATTTGTTAGATTGGGATTCGGTTATCGAAAAGGTTATGGTCAGGAAAAAATAACCATTGGATACAAAAATCCCCGGTACTATGAAAGCTCAAGCTTTCCAATGTATTATAACCATCTGGTAAATGGCTATGGAGAAACGAAACCAATACTAAACGACAGAAGATATAATGACGATCAACAACGCAATGGTTTGGATATATATTTTGACATAAATGCCGGCAACTTTGGCAGTTTTTATTTGTTTGGAAATTATATTGAAGAAAATCAGCGTTATTTTTTTGCTAATGGTTCTGGTTTTACTGATTATTCAAAATATAAACTCAAAAGAACTGACGTTAACCTGCTTTGGAATAAAAAACTTTCACATGGTACCATTGGCACGCAGGCACAATATCAATCAGTTGATGGTGCTGATTATAACATTGATTTTGGTGCCAACAACTACAAGTATTTATCCAGTAGCTTAGGGGCAAAAGTATTTCTAACTACCCAATCTGCTAAAAGTATATATAACCATTTTATAAAAGCCAATTATTTTGACGAAGAGAGGATTGATGGCATTAGGGCAAATGATGTTTATTTTAACCACTTAATGCTGATGGTAGGTTCAAGTAAAAGGTGGATCAAAGAAAACAACGGTTATATCGGCATTGGTTTTTCTGCACATCATCAGTTTTCACTGAGCGATCATTTTACAGTGGCGCCTGCCAATGAAGCTTATTTTACGAGATATGTGATCTATCACGACTATCTGTTTAATACTTCTTCTGCTGCAGGAGGCGGAGTAACAGCAGAATACGGATTTCCACTATTTAAAATGATGCTGTCGAGCATTAAAATAAATGCCTTTTATACACAAAAGCTTAACCAAAAAAGCTTAAATAGAACAATTGTCACAACCCCCGGTAAAGACCGTTTTTCTTCTAATATTAGCCTAAACCTGTATTTTTAA
- a CDS encoding cytochrome-c peroxidase: MNKIFALLALALTGLILFSFQSADFNDDDELSIDSLRKVYSKPTDQWPKPTVDKDAVFQELGELPPSPVDLKNDSVKNVVELGKILFFDPRLSGSNQISCSSCHAPDLHWTDGRQVSIGHDHLTNIRNAPSLENVWFYKRLFWDGRANSLEEQAGSPVAAHNEMHQDMKVLPKKLSKIKGYQPFFTAAFGSKEITNKRIFESLATFQRSIVSRRTPFDRFLAKDKKALTDQQLMGLHLFRTKARCINCHNGPFFTDNEFHNDGLTYYGRKYEDLGLYNVTKKPEDVGKFKTPGLRNVMKTAPWFHNGLFPDMDGVMNMYNVGMPVQRVKPEQVNDPLLPKNDKLLKGLKLSIAEKDAVVAFLEALSSPTVLTRVAQLPQ; this comes from the coding sequence ATGAATAAAATTTTTGCCCTTCTTGCTTTAGCCCTTACCGGACTCATCTTATTTTCTTTTCAATCAGCCGACTTTAATGACGACGATGAACTGAGCATAGATAGCCTGCGCAAAGTTTATTCAAAACCTACCGATCAATGGCCAAAACCTACGGTTGATAAAGATGCCGTTTTTCAGGAATTGGGCGAACTTCCACCCTCTCCTGTTGATTTAAAAAACGACTCGGTAAAAAATGTAGTGGAGCTGGGTAAAATTTTGTTTTTTGATCCGCGTTTGTCGGGTTCGAACCAGATTTCGTGTTCGAGCTGCCATGCACCAGATTTACACTGGACAGATGGCCGTCAGGTTTCAATCGGTCATGATCATTTGACCAATATCAGAAATGCACCTTCACTGGAGAATGTCTGGTTTTACAAACGCCTGTTTTGGGATGGCAGGGCAAACAGTTTAGAAGAGCAGGCCGGCAGTCCTGTAGCGGCACATAATGAGATGCACCAGGACATGAAAGTTTTACCCAAAAAGCTTAGTAAAATTAAAGGTTATCAACCTTTTTTCACGGCTGCATTTGGTTCAAAAGAAATTACCAATAAAAGAATTTTCGAAAGTCTGGCTACTTTTCAGCGCAGCATTGTAAGCAGAAGAACCCCTTTCGACCGTTTCCTGGCGAAAGATAAAAAAGCCTTAACAGATCAACAATTAATGGGCTTACACTTATTCCGCACAAAAGCCCGCTGTATCAATTGTCATAACGGACCATTTTTTACTGATAACGAATTTCATAATGATGGTCTAACCTATTATGGCCGTAAATATGAAGACCTAGGGTTATACAATGTAACCAAGAAACCAGAAGACGTGGGCAAGTTCAAAACTCCCGGACTGAGAAACGTGATGAAAACGGCTCCCTGGTTTCATAATGGTTTATTCCCTGATATGGATGGCGTGATGAACATGTACAATGTGGGCATGCCGGTACAGCGTGTGAAACCGGAACAGGTAAATGATCCTTTACTACCTAAAAACGATAAGTTATTAAAGGGATTAAAATTGAGTATAGCAGAAAAAGATGCAGTTGTTGCCTTTTTAGAAGCATTATCTTCGCCTACAGTGCTGACCAGGGTAGCGCAATTGCCACAGTAA
- the murI gene encoding glutamate racemase, protein MQVSPIGIFDSGYGGLTVFRSIADKLPDYNYIYLGDNARSPYGDHSFDTIYKYTLECVEWLFAKGCHLVILACNTASAKALRTIQQIDLPAKYPDRRVLGVIRPTAEVINDYTSTKSVGVMGTRGTVNSQSYLLEISKFFPEVKVYQQSCPMWVPLIENNEHLAPGADFFIHEYCDQLLSQSTAIDCILLACTHYPLLMPKLKKVFPDHINILTQGEIVAERLLDYLERHPEIEEKLAKQKERHFYTSGDPAVFDAHASIFFGEALKSGKM, encoded by the coding sequence ATGCAGGTTTCGCCGATAGGTATTTTCGATTCAGGTTACGGTGGATTAACGGTATTCCGTTCCATTGCCGATAAATTGCCCGATTATAATTATATATACCTGGGCGATAATGCCCGTTCGCCCTACGGCGATCATTCTTTCGATACCATTTATAAATATACTTTAGAATGCGTAGAATGGCTTTTTGCAAAAGGATGCCATTTGGTTATTCTGGCCTGTAATACGGCATCGGCAAAAGCACTCAGAACCATTCAGCAGATAGATCTTCCTGCTAAATATCCAGATAGGCGGGTGCTTGGGGTAATAAGGCCCACTGCAGAGGTAATTAATGATTATACGAGTACCAAATCGGTAGGGGTAATGGGTACAAGAGGTACGGTTAATTCTCAATCCTATCTTTTAGAGATCAGTAAATTTTTTCCAGAGGTTAAGGTTTATCAGCAAAGTTGCCCCATGTGGGTTCCGCTGATCGAAAACAACGAACACTTAGCGCCCGGAGCAGATTTTTTTATCCATGAATATTGTGATCAGTTATTGAGCCAATCGACAGCTATCGATTGTATATTATTGGCCTGTACGCATTACCCTTTATTAATGCCTAAACTGAAGAAAGTATTTCCGGATCATATCAATATTTTAACGCAGGGTGAGATTGTAGCTGAACGTTTGCTCGATTATTTAGAAAGACATCCGGAGATTGAAGAAAAACTGGCTAAGCAAAAAGAAAGACATTTTTATACCAGTGGCGATCCTGCTGTATTTGATGCACATGCTTCTATATTTTTCGGCGAAGCGCTGAAGTCTGGTAAGATGTGA
- a CDS encoding OmpH family outer membrane protein yields MRKLINVFFVAAGLLFTANMASAQQKLGHINSEEVFANLPEAKTAQTTLETLGKQKQADIDAMIKEYQSKMAAAEAKQKTLSEANKETVGKELQAAGQELQDLEKRITDARTKASQDIGTKQGELFQPIQAKVATAISAVAKEKGLAYVFDIANGQGGNNLVFWDGGDDITAAVKSKLGITATAAKPAAPKK; encoded by the coding sequence ATGAGAAAGTTAATTAACGTATTCTTTGTAGCAGCAGGGTTATTGTTTACAGCGAATATGGCAAGTGCACAACAAAAATTGGGTCACATTAATTCAGAGGAGGTTTTTGCAAATTTACCTGAAGCTAAAACAGCTCAAACTACTTTAGAAACCTTAGGTAAACAGAAGCAAGCCGATATTGATGCAATGATCAAAGAATATCAAAGCAAAATGGCTGCTGCAGAAGCGAAACAAAAAACTTTAAGTGAGGCTAACAAAGAAACAGTGGGTAAAGAATTACAGGCTGCAGGTCAGGAATTACAGGATTTAGAAAAAAGAATTACTGATGCACGTACTAAAGCATCACAAGATATAGGCACTAAACAAGGTGAATTATTCCAACCAATCCAGGCTAAAGTAGCAACAGCCATTTCTGCTGTAGCTAAAGAAAAAGGTTTAGCTTATGTTTTCGATATCGCAAACGGACAAGGTGGTAACAATTTAGTATTCTGGGATGGTGGTGATGATATTACTGCTGCAGTTAAATCTAAATTAGGTATTACAGCAACCGCTGCAAAACCAGCTGCACCTAAGAAATAG
- a CDS encoding OmpH family outer membrane protein — MKKYLFIAFLLCISIGAFAQKFAYVDTEYILKHLPEYKSALSQLDVASKQWQQQVDQNFSEIDRMYKAYQADQVLLTDDMRKRRENEIIEKEKQAKEFQRSKFGPDGDLFQSRIKLIKPIQDKVAEAIKQIAKSKYLDFIFDKSSEATMMIYASSSYDVSNDVIVKLGYKPGTVNN, encoded by the coding sequence ATGAAGAAGTATCTTTTTATCGCATTCCTGCTTTGCATCTCTATTGGTGCTTTTGCACAGAAGTTTGCTTATGTAGACACGGAGTATATTTTGAAACATTTACCAGAATATAAATCGGCACTCAGTCAGTTAGATGTAGCGTCTAAACAATGGCAGCAACAGGTTGATCAGAATTTTTCTGAAATTGACAGGATGTACAAGGCTTATCAGGCCGATCAGGTTTTATTAACTGATGATATGCGCAAACGACGTGAAAACGAGATTATAGAAAAAGAAAAACAAGCTAAAGAATTTCAACGTTCTAAGTTTGGACCGGATGGAGATCTTTTTCAAAGCAGGATAAAATTAATTAAGCCTATTCAGGATAAAGTAGCTGAGGCTATTAAACAGATTGCAAAATCAAAATATTTAGACTTCATTTTTGACAAAAGCAGTGAAGCAACAATGATGATTTATGCAAGTAGCAGTTACGATGTTAGTAATGATGTAATTGTAAAATTAGGATATAAACCAGGGACTGTAAATAATTAG